One genomic window of Tolypothrix sp. NIES-4075 includes the following:
- a CDS encoding AAA family ATPase, producing MQTKISNCYQQLDTFTYKFITVTMLQQNNSQIKTGSTSAASSSNIFSYPTLWVPSIVEAEPLINHFHLKEYSEALTSEISTGMHYIYISPVTPEHVVKSIIYQLKDTDVCEIYSSQYQLLNFLNHESIVIKEAFKQIIGNTISAKNWLESKNDEPLKVREAYKIAEVAIKLLSEDEKQVELDTLFERCGGKKEVSDWNWNKKMDSLEHKFKKELERRNTEAKGFADELDVIIEELLNEPIVKKQEKLRKKAHKLGYSDAAINRILNQEKANQDKELTILSASEFEALNLTGVKHLIADYVKYGLNLIGGDSGAGKTRNAYDIAKCVIFGEEFLGEKPNETGSVLFVNSPCEMILDEISEYFFDIGILGSDKYSIVTDFNMHKLETLKSKIKEGAFPNLKLIVADSLIGILKSTDPNLDENSDKAGLVVTQLKELSIEVNVPIILLHHTNKDKDAKGVSKFRGHGSIVGNSNNAWLITSNPNLNYKVLTNVKSRSSDNSIKKVFMDDSGKWHLAEVNSEESINKGLLTQVIEFMETNDAAKKYTLPELLNAIGCNENSLKSVLKRGVDRNQLCKGFDKSKKDNRCKLYWLAKNNITPPSPTYTVVTETYLAEPVDIYGFEERLQIGCTYDSNDSNRLHSISESNYQVIETLDAQAFEVNLEIGCTTLTHIGGEGISINSTVATSEQ from the coding sequence ATGCAAACAAAAATATCCAACTGTTATCAGCAGTTGGATACGTTCACTTATAAATTTATAACTGTTACTATGTTACAACAAAATAACTCTCAAATCAAGACTGGCTCTACATCTGCTGCATCTTCCTCTAATATATTTTCTTACCCTACTCTGTGGGTTCCGAGCATTGTAGAAGCTGAACCATTAATCAACCATTTTCATTTGAAGGAATATTCAGAAGCTTTGACTAGTGAAATTTCAACAGGAATGCACTATATATATATCTCTCCTGTTACGCCGGAACATGTTGTTAAATCAATAATTTACCAACTTAAGGATACAGATGTTTGTGAAATATATAGTTCCCAGTATCAATTACTAAATTTTCTTAATCATGAATCAATAGTAATTAAAGAAGCATTTAAACAAATTATTGGTAATACTATATCTGCAAAAAATTGGTTAGAAAGTAAAAATGATGAACCATTAAAAGTTAGAGAAGCTTACAAAATAGCAGAGGTAGCAATTAAATTATTGTCAGAGGATGAAAAACAAGTTGAGTTAGATACACTATTTGAAAGATGTGGTGGTAAAAAGGAAGTATCTGATTGGAATTGGAATAAGAAGATGGATAGTTTAGAGCATAAGTTTAAAAAAGAGTTAGAACGTAGAAATACAGAAGCAAAAGGTTTTGCTGATGAATTAGATGTAATAATTGAAGAATTGCTAAATGAACCTATTGTTAAAAAGCAAGAAAAATTACGTAAGAAAGCACATAAATTGGGTTACAGCGATGCTGCAATTAACAGAATTCTTAATCAAGAAAAAGCTAATCAAGATAAAGAACTAACTATTTTATCGGCATCTGAATTTGAAGCATTAAATCTTACAGGTGTAAAACATTTAATTGCAGATTATGTAAAATATGGTTTAAATCTTATTGGTGGTGATTCAGGTGCAGGTAAAACTAGAAACGCTTATGATATCGCTAAATGTGTAATATTTGGTGAAGAATTTTTAGGTGAGAAACCAAACGAGACAGGTAGTGTTTTATTTGTTAATAGTCCTTGTGAAATGATTCTTGATGAAATTTCAGAATATTTTTTTGATATAGGAATATTAGGAAGTGATAAGTATTCAATAGTAACTGATTTTAATATGCACAAATTAGAAACGCTAAAATCAAAAATAAAAGAAGGTGCATTTCCTAATTTAAAATTAATTGTTGCTGATAGTCTTATTGGAATTTTAAAAAGTACAGATCCTAATTTAGATGAAAATTCTGATAAGGCTGGATTAGTAGTAACTCAGCTTAAAGAACTTAGCATAGAAGTTAATGTGCCTATTATTCTTTTACATCATACAAACAAAGATAAAGATGCTAAAGGTGTATCTAAGTTTAGAGGACATGGTTCAATTGTAGGGAATTCAAATAACGCATGGTTAATAACTAGTAATCCTAATTTAAATTACAAAGTTTTGACTAATGTAAAAAGTCGTTCTTCTGACAATTCTATTAAAAAAGTTTTTATGGATGATTCAGGTAAGTGGCATTTGGCAGAAGTAAATTCTGAAGAGTCAATTAATAAAGGATTACTTACACAGGTGATTGAATTCATGGAAACAAATGATGCTGCTAAAAAGTATACGTTACCTGAACTTCTTAATGCTATCGGATGTAATGAGAATTCTCTTAAGTCGGTATTAAAAAGAGGAGTTGATAGAAATCAGCTTTGTAAAGGGTTTGATAAAAGTAAAAAAGATAACAGATGTAAATTGTATTGGTTAGCAAAAAATAATATTACCCCCCCCTCTCCTACCTATACTGTAGTCACTGAAACCTATTTAGCTGAACCTGTTGATATATATGGCTTTGAAGAAAGGTTGCAAATAGGTTGCACTTACGATTCAAACGATTCAAATAGGTTGCATTCAATTAGTGAATCTAATTACCAAGTTATTGAAACTCTTGATGCACAAGCCTTTGAAGTTAATTTGGAAATAGGTTGCACTACCCTTACCCATATAGGGGGGGAGGGTATTTCAATAAATAGTACTGTTGCAACTAGTGAACAATAA